The DNA sequence CTGGTTTCATGTGCCGGGTTGTAATGTAGCAGTTGTGGCCTGGTCATCCAGGTCTTGATTATATGCGCCCATCTCTTGCCTTTATGGCGGGGATGGGCGTTTTTGTTTGAAACGCGTTTGATATTCCTCACGCAAAGGCAGAAGATTTTCTCACGCTGAGGCGAAGAGGACGCAGAGATGAGTGCTTTTTATGAAAGCAGGTCTTCCCTGCTTTGAAAAATCTTTCCCTGGCGATGTTGGCGCCTTGGCGTGAGGCAATTTCTTTAATGCTTCCTGGCGTGAGGAAAAGAATTGTTCTCACACAGAGAAGCCCCGATTTAATCCGCTCCACTGAGGCTTTGTCCCCTGATTATACCAGCTCTCGCTCCACAGCCAAAGGCTGTGTTTCATGGGGTAAATATTTTCTGGACAGGCTGGGTTCGCAGGGAAAAAATTCAAAGAGGGCAATGATTTCAATCTGAAGTTCTCAGCATTTTTCGGCAGGAAATATCATGGTGTGACAATACGGACATGTCCATAACTGCCCATCTGCAAAAGGCTGGAACATTTATCGTCTATGACCAGAAAATCAGCCCTGACCATCCAGAGGAATCCCGCTGGAACCCAGGATTGCTTTATTCAGGCACTGGAATCAGAACTTACGGCGGATATGAAGTGAGCGTTACGCGTTTCTGACAACTGAAAAAATTGATGTGTTTGTCACAGCTTTTTTTGCGTTAAAATCGGTTTATCATGGCTTGGCACAGGGACTGTCCCTGGCTTCGGGACTGTCCCCTATCTGGTTTTCAGAAACGCGTAATGCTCCCGTGATATGAACACCTGATGATTTATCAAGATTATCCATAAACAAATATCTTTCTGTTTATTTATGACAGGGTGGTGTATTACCATTATGAAAATCGCTAACAAGACTGGTTTACGGTTGATAAGTGGCTTGAGTATCTGATTGAGTAGCAATAACAATATCGCCTTGAGTACTTTTTTCATATTAATTTTATTGCCGTGGAGGCTAACATGCAGAGCAAATTAAAAATTGGAGACAGAGTTGTTAATGGTGTTTATTTATCTTTATATGAAAAATACAAAAGTTGCATTTATCTTACAACAGCCATAAGTCTTATTTTGCTTGTTTGTCTTGCAGATATGAGTCACGCTGAAACGGAATTTTCAGGCAATATCCAGTCAGACATGACTTTGACTCAGGAGAACAGCCCGTATCGAGTGACGGCATATGTACGTGTTTTAGATAATGTGACCTTGACCATTGAACCAGGAGTCGAACTAAGGTTCAACTGGAATGTTGGAATTGATATCAATGGTTACCTGTCCGCAGTAGGCACGGCCGCCAATCCGGTAATTTTTACTGGTTCGGAAGAGACTGCCGGTTATTGGAGGGCCATCAACATTCAGAATCAGGGATCAGCCAGGCTTGAGCATTGTCAGGTGACCTATGGCGGGTCCTTAGGCAATGGGATCGTTAAAACCGGCAGTGGAAATCTGACGATGAAAAACACAACTGTTGCCAACACTGGCGGTATTAGCGGTATCGGACTGCTTATTTCAGCTAATACAGGCGAAGTTCTGGTGGAAGATTCGGTTTTTGAGAGCAATGTTGAAGGATTAACTTTGAGAGATGGCGGCCCGGTTACCGTACGCGGCAGCCTGTTCAAAAACAACACCCGATATGGAATTATACTGCAAGCACAGGACGCTCCTCCCACCGATCCCAGCAACAGTTTTTCTGGTAACGAACTGGCTGACATCGGGGTGTTGAGAGGCTCTATACCGGCCGACCTGACCTGGCGGCCTGCCGGCGCTCCCATCCGGATCGTCGGTTATGTCACGGTTGATGAAGGGGCCACTTTAACCATTGAGCCGGGAACCCGGGTGAAACTGAATGGTAATGTTGGCCTGGAAATCAATGGCCATCTGTCCGCGGTAGGTACGTCCGGCAATCCCATAGTTTTTACCCGCGGCGAAGAGGCGGTTTGGAGGGCCATCAACATTCAGAACCAGGGCTCGGCCCGGCTTGAGCATTGTCAGGTGACCTATGGCGGGTCCTTAGGCAATGGAATCGTTAAAACCGGCAGTGGAAATCTGACGCTGAAAAACACAACTGTTGCCAACACTAACGGTATCGGACTGATTATTCAGAACAGTACCGGACTTCACACTGTTGCAAGTAATACCTTTTCTGCCAATACCATTGGTGTTGATGTCAGCAACCAGGAAAACGACCTGATTCTGACAAACAATATCATTGAGGACAACGAAAACTTCGGGGTGCGAAATCAAAGTGCTGCAGACATAATTATTGACGCCCGGGACAACTGGTGGGGCCATGAAACCGGCCCTTTCCATGCGGAACTCAATCCTGGTGGCCAGGGAGATACTATAAGTGACGGAGTGCTGTTTGATCCATGGAAAACCACTCCAGTTGAAGGGACTGCAGCAGGAACTCCGTCATCTATCCAGGTCCCACCCACCAGCACCACCGGCAGCTACACCGTATCCTGGGGAAGTTCATCCACCAGCGGTGTAACTTACGTCCTTGAAGAAGCTACGAACTCAACCTTTACCTCAGGACGGCGAACAGCTTACACTGGCAGCAACCTGAGCGCTTCCATCACCGGACGATCAGACGGTATTTATTACTACCGGGTCAAGGCCACCAAGGATGGATATGAGGACAGTGATTGGCGTACAGGAAGTAACGGGTGCACAGTCAATGTCGAATCAGCAGAAGTGACAGTCAATCCTGTAACCTCTAATACAGTCAGTTTCGGAGACATCATAAACGTTCCTGAGGAAATCACCTGGGTCTGGCTGTGGACCGGAAATGAGGTAGATGGAAAATATACTGGAAGTCTTGTCAACACAAGCTCATTTAACATTTTCGGTGAAGGCTGGATTGAGGTTGATGATCTGTACAATCTGAAATTGGATTTTGCACAGTATGATAATACCATTTTATATATACTTCCCTGGTCCCGGGGCTCAAGTTTTGACTGGGTAAAGTTTGAAGTAGATTTTATAACGTCAGATCAGGTTAAAAATTCTGTAAACATGAATATCACCCAGGATACGTATGCTTCGGAGGTTTTCAGAGTTGAGAATGTACAATACGGTACTCACTGGCTTCAGCTCTGGATTGGAGATTACCTCGATACAAGCGAATTCAACATCTATGGAAACGGCTGGATTGAAGCCAGTGACCTTTCAGAGCTGGTAATTCCAGGCGATGCTTTCAGTGATGGCGACAGCCTCTGGGTCAGGCAGTATAGCCAATCTCCAGGATCAAGCAGTTGGGGTGATTACGGTTGGTTAGAATTTAGGATTAAGGGAAGCGGACCCTCCCCCGGCGACACCTGGACCGACCCGGTCACGGGCATGGAGTTTGTCTGGGTTCCGGGGGGGTGCTTTGACAGGGGCTGCGGGGATTGGGATGATGAATGCCGTACTAATGAACTTCCAGTACGCGAAATCTGCCTGGACGGGTTCTGGATGGGCAAGTACGAGGTGACCCAGGGCCAGTGGACCCAGATCATGGGCAGCAATCCGTCGAGGTTCCAGTCCGGGAACAACTATCCTGTGGAGTGGGTGAGCTGGAATGACGTGCAGGGGTTCATCACCGAGCTGAATGCCCGAGGCTCCAGCACCTTCCGCCTGCCCACCGAGGCCGAGTGGGAGTACGCTGCCCGCAGCGGAGGCCGGGCCGAGAAGTATGCCGGAGGCGATGATCTGGACAGTCTGGGCTGGTATTCCAGCAACAGCGGAGGCCTGACCCATGAAGTGGGGACCAAAGCGGCCAACGGGCTGGGCATTTATGACATGTCCGGGAATGTCTGGGAATGGGTTTCTGACTGGTACGGCGCCAACTACTATTCCGTGAGTCCTCGGGATAATCCGCAGGGGCCTGAGACGGGCTCGACCCGCGTCTTTCGCGGCGGCAGTTGGTTCTACCCCGCCTGGTACTGCCGCGCGGCCATTCGCCGCCACTGGCCGGGCTACTGGTCCTACGGCATAGGGTTCCGCCTAGCCCTCTCCCCAGGTCAGCAGTAGCCGGTCAGGAGTCAGCGGGGAAGCAGGGAGCGAGCGGGGCATCCGTACTGGAAGGCCGTGGAACAGGAGCGAGGGACGAGCGGATGTGCAGCGGGCTGGAAGTCGGATGCCCCGACATTACGGGCACTAATTTTAGATTGCTATCAAAATGATTTTAATCAGCGTAAATCAGCGAGATCAGCGGCTAAAAATCATCTTTCTTCGTGCATCCGATAAGATCAAAGACAAAGCGTATCGGCCGCTGATTGCGCAGATCTCCGCAGATAAGATAGCGTTACCAACGAGCTGATAATAAAAAACATAAAGATCATCTTGATTGCAAATTGGAATTAGTAGCCCTGTGTAAAGATGGCTATGGCTAGATGTCAAATTCTATGGGGCAGGCAGTTTATGGGATATCCATACTGTCTGCCCATGATATTTCTTACCCTCACAACATAACCCAACTGACAACATAACGGCTATCATCCGGAGATAGTCCATGCCCCTGAATTTTGAAGACTACCACCCTCCTGGGGCTTGCTGTTCCAACCGATATGTTCCAGGGCAGGCATGATTATTCATCCCTGTGGCGGCCTTCACCACCGGCCTGACCGCATAAAAATCTTGCTATTACTTTCCTATGCTGCTTATTCACCGACACAGGCAGAAACTCCCTCCACTGATTTCGTAACGCGAATTTCCTGAACTGCCCACAAACCCAGTGCCAACTACTGCCAGCCAAGTTGGCGCACACTTTGAGGCCTGATCAAGCATTTTTTTTTGTTCTATGTTGTTATTACTCATTTTTTTATTATGGCATGTATAGTGCTTATAATCAGGAAAATAGACAGTAATCTTTTAACTTAAGGATGCAAACATAAAGATGTTACAACAAAAGTGGTTTGTAATTACTGCGATAGCATTCATGCTGTTTCTGGCCGGGCTGGTCATGTCCGGTACAGCTTTTGGCGCTGGTGGCGGGCAATGCGAGGACAATGGAGACGGGACCCTTACGGACTACGGTTCTGGCCTCATGTGGCAGAAGGCAACGCCTGGCTATATGGACTGGCCTGATGCCAGGCGCTATCCCTCCAACCTATCCCTGGGAGGATATTCCAACTGGCGGCTGCCAACATGGAATGAACTAGAGCGACTGTTTAAATCGGAGTGTATAAATTTGATTGACCATCCAGAGTATTATTACTGGTCCGATACTCCCGTCGTCGTCGGTAAGGGCGGCGCATGGCGCGTCGACTTCCAAAACGTCCCAATCTACATGTGGATTGAACACTATGTACGCGCCGTGCGCTGGGCACAGTGATGGGTGATTTGACAATTCGGTTATTTGGCTCTTGGGGTCTTGGGCGGGATGGGTTATGGTTTGTGCTGTCTAGTTCGTTTTCATCCGGAAACGGTTCTTTTCCCTTTTGGCTGCGTCAATCCGCACAATTATTCGTCAACGTATTAAGATACGCCTCCTCATAATTGCTTGATTTCCTTGCCAGAAGAAAAAACTCCTCGTTTCCGGAAAGAAAACCAATAGTTCCAGCATCCGGAAAGAAAGACTTTTCGGATGGAAACTAGTTCCAGAAACAGCAGATGAACACGTTCTAATAGCGTAATATGGTCTGGATGCACTTCTTTTCACGTCTGGCAGGCATCGCTGGCGCCGGATTTCTGGTCTGGCTCTGCCTGCCTTCCACCCCCTGGCCATGGCTGCCCTTTGCAGCCTTAGTGCCTTTTGCTCTGGCCCTGCGAAACACCGGGCCTTTGGCCGGGATGTTCTGGGGCTTAGCCGGGGGTTCTCTGTTCTGGCTGGTGTCCACGTTCTGGGTTTTTCATTCTTTTGATCATCTCATGGGCTGGTCCGTTGCCCTGTCCATCCTGGGAACTCTGATTTTTGCTCTTGTCCAGGGCCTGCCCTACGCGCTTTTCGGACTTGTCCAGGGCTTTTTACAGGCCCGGGGCAGGGAGCCCGGTCCTATCTTCAGCGCGGCCCTGCTGACTTTGCTCGTTTTTATTCTTCCGGCCCCCTGTCCCGGCTCACCCGCACTCAGCCTCTACTCCCTGCCTCTGGCCATTCAGACTGCGGACATTGGCGGATATGCCCTGGTGGATTTTTTCTTTCTCCTGATCAACTGGCTGCTTGCCCATGTCTTGGCCAACGTCAACCGGACCAGACGGTGTCTCCTTTATTTGGCCGCGACAGGACTTGTCCTGACGCTTTTTCTCGGCTACGGCGGCCTGCGGCTGAGCCATTTTCAGCGTCTGGAGCAGAACGCGCTCCAAAATGACTTTCAAAATGAATTCTTTACCGTCAGGACCATCCAACCCGATATACCCGTCGTGGGTGCTTTTGGTCAGGAACTAGACGAGCCGTATAGAGGCAGCCTGGGGGTCATGCAGATGATGACCGAGACCACGGCCCCGAATTTTCCATCCGCGGACCTGGTTGTCTGGCCGGAGGTGTCCCGCGCAGTGTACTGTGGATGTGATTTTTTTGAAAATCGCGGCATGGAGCGGACCGCCGAGCTGGCTAATGGCCCCATTGTCCTGGCCTGCCTGGAAAATCACCGGCTGAACTCCCGGGAATCAGGGGACGGTCTGAAGAAAGGCCATGCTCTTTCAGAGATTCCAAAACAGGAACAATATACTGTTTACAATACGCTCATGCTGGTGGACGAAAGCCAATGCCGGGTTATCTATCGTAAATACAAGCTAGTTCCTTTTGGGGAGGCAGCTCCTTTGCGCGGGAAATGGCCATGGCTTTACAACAAAATGGCCAGGCAGATGGAATATGTGCCCGGTCCTGGACCGGAAGTGTTTTCTCTGCCCCGTGGCCTTAAAGTGCAGCCCTTGATCTGCTTTGAGAGCGGCTTCCCCGAGATGACCAGGGAGGGTGTTGCCCTGGGCGCCAGGGCCTTTATCAATGTTTCCAACGACGCCTGGTTCATGTCCGACAGAGCCGCAGAACTTCACCTGAGTCTGGCCCTTTTCCGGGCGGTAGAGCAGCGCAGACCCCTGGTGCGGGGCACGAATTCCGGGTTCGGCGCCCATATCAAAGCCAGCGGAGAAATCGTAAAGGGCTCCCTTACGCCCATGAATGAACGCGCCGTGCGCCAGGCCGCACTGCATATTCCGGAAGAAATCACGATCTACCAGCGCATTGGAGACGCCTGGCTCTGGCTGGCGGGGTTGTTTGTCCTTGCCCGGGTCGGGCGGGGTTATCGCTGCTGGTCCTGGTTGTTGCGACGGAACCCTCCAAGCTGATGTCTGGTCGTGATCAGTGTCAACGGTATGGTGAAGATTGCGGCTATTTTTTCTAATGCGGGCTGTGTCCGCAACCCAATGAAAGAAAAGGATATTTAATCATAGCTGGGACAGTCCCCGCAACTCACACTTTGGCTTTGCCGATATTGGTGCTTACTAAGGCGAAATGCATGTACCGGGAATTAGTTCCCAGCGAGGGACAGTCCCAATGCCCAGCGACTATTCCCGCTTTTATCTCAAATTTTCTTGTTGTTTGTTACAGAAATGAACGAGTAAGTCACTAAATATGAACACTTGGCCCAGGCCATGGTAATAAAACAACTGATTGCATGTTTACCAAACCACTCGTTGATATTTTTGGCTAGTGGTTTGGTATTTTGTCAACTCTAAGTGCACTGCCTGAAACGATAATCAACCGCAATAGAAGCCGGCTATTATTCGCTAAACTTTTTAAAGGAGATTTAAAAATGAAAAAAATTTTTATCCTGATTTTTTTTATCTTTACTCTGCTGACAGGAACTGTGATCCACAACACCTCTCATGCCAGAGATAATTTGACTGATTTAGAAAAGGCCAACATCATCTTTGACTGGCTTGAACCACAGTTTCCTCAGATTCTTTCTCCATCTCCTCAACCAACACTAAAGCTCGCATCATTTTACTACAGGTATTACCCTGACACCAATGTTTATCTTGCAACATTCATAGACCGTCTCTGGTTTATTGATCAAAGTGGTACACCCCATGACCTTGGAGACGTTGATTTCTGGGTTGATCTTATAGACCCTGGAAATGGCAATGGCGATCTTATAGGTTTCGGACCTGTCAGGATTGGAGAGACCTGGGTGGAGCATAGATATAGTGATCCTAATCATGTGGGCATGTGCCATACATTTGTATCTCATAATCAGGTTGATTTTCAGTACAGCGGCATGAGTACCACAGTATCAATTCCCTATGTACTTCAAGGAAGCAATACACTCTTATTTCGTACCGCTGATGGCGTCAATAGAGGAGACCAAACTGCAACATACAGACATCAAATAGACGCAAATAAAATAGATGTATTAAGAATTTGGTATTATCCCGATGGTACTATAGATGATGAACATATTCGCTACTGGAAAAGGATGAACTGTCCTCATTAATTCAACTGGTGATAGGAACCGAAAAACATCATTA is a window from the Desulfonatronovibrio magnus genome containing:
- a CDS encoding SUMF1/EgtB/PvdO family nonheme iron enzyme yields the protein MQSKLKIGDRVVNGVYLSLYEKYKSCIYLTTAISLILLVCLADMSHAETEFSGNIQSDMTLTQENSPYRVTAYVRVLDNVTLTIEPGVELRFNWNVGIDINGYLSAVGTAANPVIFTGSEETAGYWRAINIQNQGSARLEHCQVTYGGSLGNGIVKTGSGNLTMKNTTVANTGGISGIGLLISANTGEVLVEDSVFESNVEGLTLRDGGPVTVRGSLFKNNTRYGIILQAQDAPPTDPSNSFSGNELADIGVLRGSIPADLTWRPAGAPIRIVGYVTVDEGATLTIEPGTRVKLNGNVGLEINGHLSAVGTSGNPIVFTRGEEAVWRAINIQNQGSARLEHCQVTYGGSLGNGIVKTGSGNLTLKNTTVANTNGIGLIIQNSTGLHTVASNTFSANTIGVDVSNQENDLILTNNIIEDNENFGVRNQSAADIIIDARDNWWGHETGPFHAELNPGGQGDTISDGVLFDPWKTTPVEGTAAGTPSSIQVPPTSTTGSYTVSWGSSSTSGVTYVLEEATNSTFTSGRRTAYTGSNLSASITGRSDGIYYYRVKATKDGYEDSDWRTGSNGCTVNVESAEVTVNPVTSNTVSFGDIINVPEEITWVWLWTGNEVDGKYTGSLVNTSSFNIFGEGWIEVDDLYNLKLDFAQYDNTILYILPWSRGSSFDWVKFEVDFITSDQVKNSVNMNITQDTYASEVFRVENVQYGTHWLQLWIGDYLDTSEFNIYGNGWIEASDLSELVIPGDAFSDGDSLWVRQYSQSPGSSSWGDYGWLEFRIKGSGPSPGDTWTDPVTGMEFVWVPGGCFDRGCGDWDDECRTNELPVREICLDGFWMGKYEVTQGQWTQIMGSNPSRFQSGNNYPVEWVSWNDVQGFITELNARGSSTFRLPTEAEWEYAARSGGRAEKYAGGDDLDSLGWYSSNSGGLTHEVGTKAANGLGIYDMSGNVWEWVSDWYGANYYSVSPRDNPQGPETGSTRVFRGGSWFYPAWYCRAAIRRHWPGYWSYGIGFRLALSPGQQ
- the lnt gene encoding apolipoprotein N-acyltransferase, producing MVWMHFFSRLAGIAGAGFLVWLCLPSTPWPWLPFAALVPFALALRNTGPLAGMFWGLAGGSLFWLVSTFWVFHSFDHLMGWSVALSILGTLIFALVQGLPYALFGLVQGFLQARGREPGPIFSAALLTLLVFILPAPCPGSPALSLYSLPLAIQTADIGGYALVDFFFLLINWLLAHVLANVNRTRRCLLYLAATGLVLTLFLGYGGLRLSHFQRLEQNALQNDFQNEFFTVRTIQPDIPVVGAFGQELDEPYRGSLGVMQMMTETTAPNFPSADLVVWPEVSRAVYCGCDFFENRGMERTAELANGPIVLACLENHRLNSRESGDGLKKGHALSEIPKQEQYTVYNTLMLVDESQCRVIYRKYKLVPFGEAAPLRGKWPWLYNKMARQMEYVPGPGPEVFSLPRGLKVQPLICFESGFPEMTREGVALGARAFINVSNDAWFMSDRAAELHLSLALFRAVEQRRPLVRGTNSGFGAHIKASGEIVKGSLTPMNERAVRQAALHIPEEITIYQRIGDAWLWLAGLFVLARVGRGYRCWSWLLRRNPPS
- a CDS encoding DUF1566 domain-containing protein, producing the protein MLQQKWFVITAIAFMLFLAGLVMSGTAFGAGGGQCEDNGDGTLTDYGSGLMWQKATPGYMDWPDARRYPSNLSLGGYSNWRLPTWNELERLFKSECINLIDHPEYYYWSDTPVVVGKGGAWRVDFQNVPIYMWIEHYVRAVRWAQ